The following DNA comes from Poecilia reticulata strain Guanapo linkage group LG16, Guppy_female_1.0+MT, whole genome shotgun sequence.
GATGGAACGCAGCAGCAAGCCAGGAAGAGCCAGGACCGCTGCTACCACCCACACCACTACCAGTATCCACAGCGTCCTGTTGGGACCCCTCGGCGAGGGATGGTGGCCGGAGTGCCAGCGTCCCTTCAGGACCCTGTACCGCTCcacactgagcatgctcagactGAATACGCTGGCGTACATGTTGAGAGCGGTGAGGAAGCTGCTGATCTGGCAAAGGGGTTGCCCAAAAGGCCAGTGGTAGCCCATTGCTGTGTAGGTAGCCCATAAAGGGAGCGTTACAAGGAAGCAAAGGTCAGCTAACGCCAAACTGGCTATCAGAGAATCTGTGAGGGAGCGAGAGGGCTGAGGGATTGAGGGAGGGCACAAGGAAGAGGTGAAGGAATGAGAGGAAGCTCTGTTACTCCGTcctgatggtttgtttttacaaggAGAAGGCGCATGTTGGCGATCTGCtctgaaacagcagcaacacTGCTCTCCTATCCTGATCCCGTCGGGTCGACGCAGGTACACCCAGAGCACCAAGGTGTTACCAAGGCAACCCACCAAGAAGGCCAGAATATAGAAAGACGGGATGATGGAGAAGGAGGGATACCAGTCGTCGTAGTCGCAGTGACCCGGATCGGGGGTGGGAGTGGAGGAGGTGGGGAAGTCTGACATCTTTCTATAAAACAAATCCAGGCATCGTGATTTACTTTGAATGAAGGCTGTTGAGATTGAGAGCCTGGACACGTTTCCTGTTTCCCGTTCTGTCCTCTGGGTGTTGACTTGGATTGTCTgaaaattcagagaaaacagTGACGTTTTACAGATTTGAATACCTTCTTATTCTGTGACTTACAACTGCAGACAGTGCCTTCCAGAAGTTTTGccattttacaaccacaaactgcaatGTATCATGCTGTTGTCAGATACAATCAGGACAATGTGGCCtatagtttttggtttttttccccctttgctctgacacccctaaataaaaccttgtACAACCCACTGACTTCAAAAGTCACCTAATTGGACAAGTCAATTTGTGCAGATTTTAACCTGTTTGTTTTAGACAAACAGATTCAAAGTTAGAGAATATTTGAGAACAAATAGCATCACTAAGTCCTGAACACACCAGAGAGGTCAGGAATAAATCAATGGAGAACTTTACCTGCACATATCTGGGCTTTATGAAAGAATATCCCAAATACCATCTAAAGTTTGCCAAAAGCCATAggaaatatataaaagaaattgTTCTTGTTGGAGGAAGCCAAAATTAAGGCATATAGCTGGTGGAAAACGTATTAAGCACAGCAaccccacagtgaaacatggtcgTGGCACCAGCATCCTGTGGGGATACTTTTCTTGAGTAGGAACAGATAAGCTAGTCAGAGTCAGAGAAAATGTGGATGATGCTAAGTATATGGCAACACATAAATAGATCTGTGAGTGAAATGACTGGGACGGTTGCCTCCCAGCAGGACCCTTAACATTCAGTCAGAGCTACAATAGAATAGCTTAGATCAaagattaggtttttttttatttgtcaaaaaagattttaatcgttcttttccttcttctagaaaaacaagagtgaatatttcaatgtttcaatATTTCAACTTGAGAAAGAAATACTAAGAAATCTTAAATGGGATTAATTCTAAAGCTCTCTTACCTTGATAAGCTTGGGTAATATCCTTGTGTTGATACTAAAAATATGACTACCATTGTAGAGAGAAACCAAAACCTCCTAACTCAGTCGTCTGTCTCTCTATCTGGTCATGAAACAGTGGATGTCTGCTGCTTCAGCTTGCCAACTGGAGAGAGAGGGCTGAATATATTTCACTGCATCCTCCACTGACAAGAATGGggaaaaatacacagacaaagtcctccttttttcttttttacattctcGAAGCAGACCACCCCAAGAGAGGTACAAGACCTATAAACAtccatcccccccccccccaaaataaaCACGAACAGCTCCTGTAAGGCATGAAACAGCCCCCCGTTCCTCTATCAAACACGGCCCATCCACAACAGGCAAATAAACGGCGTCTCCTGGCTCTCACACGGCCCGTCTTCAACACGGAGACACAAACGCATTGGAATGCATCCACAGGACAGAAATATCTACAAACACCCGTCATCCTCTATGTGACTCGTTTAAACAGAGGGGGGACACCGTAACGAACTGCAACAACCAACAACGAGAAAATAACTCAACAGACATTCAGAGTCCGATCACAACTGATCGACAGAAAACCAATGACCTGAAACTGGTGGACACACAGGACCCGTTAACAATTAATTCCAACATGacaaatgaaaagatttttttggaaACACCAAAGTGATTGAATTCATTGCCGATCATCTTCAGATTCTGTCTAAATTTACCCACCATAAAAATGAGAACAATTGCTTCCCCAAGAGCAGGAGTGGCAAGAAAAATGTGTGTACTGCACAGCTGGAGTTGAGAAgacaaaatgtaattcattAACGAGAATATTTAATGTTGGAATGATAATGACTTCACTGAGGATATATTATAAATCTTAGCCTtgggaaaacaatattttcttgttAAAGAAGGAAAATTGAAATCCTTCAAttgaaatttcttttatttgcacatGATCTGCTTTACTCtccaaaagtgtttttactcattttcatACAGGGAGTGATATTACAATCTGAAAGTACAGGCAAATATCCTAGTACGGCTGGTATGAAGTCACCATTTAAGCTacacagaagaaaaactcaaaaa
Coding sequences within:
- the aplnr2 gene encoding apelin receptor 2 isoform X1, whose protein sequence is MISGLHLISFSCSLTPQLTPYLMPFQVCQELVPISSGHWVKPGQTIQVNTQRTERETGNVSRLSISTAFIQSKSRCLDLFYRKMSDFPTSSTPTPDPGHCDYDDWYPSFSIIPSFYILAFLVGCLGNTLVLWVYLRRPDGIRIGEQCCCCFRADRQHAPSPCKNKPSGRSNRASSHSFTSSLCPPSIPQPSRSLTDSLIASLALADLCFLVTLPLWATYTAMGYHWPFGQPLCQISSFLTALNMYASVFSLSMLSVERYRVLKGRWHSGHHPSPRGPNRTLWILVVVWVVAAVLALPGLLLRSIREVELDPKSEDDPRSVILSCQMDYSMLVGGDLEEDEKGRAEVWWDAVLSIKSTLIGFLLPLVILLFCYCSLAQLLSRHFGRGPRPDRRRQRRLLRVIVTLVMAFFLCWMPLNVNKTVYILLELGFVPYTCPLHQALLAAHPFVTCLAYLNSCLNPLLYAACDQSFREQCRATLLVWCGMCRREAEGEGRKEEHEKQQRSSTSPARAREDEEEEDKL
- the aplnr2 gene encoding apelin receptor 2 isoform X2; translated protein: MSDFPTSSTPTPDPGHCDYDDWYPSFSIIPSFYILAFLVGCLGNTLVLWVYLRRPDGIRIGEQCCCCFRADRQHAPSPCKNKPSGRSNRASSHSFTSSLCPPSIPQPSRSLTDSLIASLALADLCFLVTLPLWATYTAMGYHWPFGQPLCQISSFLTALNMYASVFSLSMLSVERYRVLKGRWHSGHHPSPRGPNRTLWILVVVWVVAAVLALPGLLLRSIREVELDPKSEDDPRSVILSCQMDYSMLVGGDLEEDEKGRAEVWWDAVLSIKSTLIGFLLPLVILLFCYCSLAQLLSRHFGRGPRPDRRRQRRLLRVIVTLVMAFFLCWMPLNVNKTVYILLELGFVPYTCPLHQALLAAHPFVTCLAYLNSCLNPLLYAACDQSFREQCRATLLVWCGMCRREAEGEGRKEEHEKQQRSSTSPARAREDEEEEDKL